One segment of Carya illinoinensis cultivar Pawnee chromosome 13, C.illinoinensisPawnee_v1, whole genome shotgun sequence DNA contains the following:
- the LOC122291086 gene encoding uncharacterized protein LOC122291086, with the protein MGEPSGVNQSISPWKSVWKLGVVGKVKFFIWKAISNLLPTKGNLYKKKSAENPLCPVCNKVEETVLHGLWECVAAREVWGERDSQVSKSGKVFENFADLWMEFSSKLDERGLELVSVICYRLWLRRNDLIFRNFFCGPKHLIKAACTDITDFSMAIVEPKEGEIQVHLQSKEGKAETNIAYGNLHLEQG; encoded by the coding sequence atgggGGAGCCCTCGGGTGTAAATCAGTCGATCTCTCCTTGGAAATCCGTATGGAAGCTTGGGGTTGTGGGGAAGGTAAAATTCTTTATATGGAAAGCAATCTCAAACCTGCTACCTACCAAGGGAAATCTCTACAAAAAGAAGAGTGCCGAGAACCCTCTATGTCCTGTATGCAACAAGGTTGAAGAAACTGTTTTGCATGGCCTTTGGGAGTGTGTGGCAGCGAGGGAAGTTTGGGGAGAGAGGGACTCTCAAGTCTCAAAGTCGGGCAAGGTCTTTGAAAATTTTGCAGATCTATGGATGGAATTCAGTAGCAAACTTGATGAAAGGGGCCTAGAATTGGTCTCGGTAATATGCTATAGGCTTTGGCTTAGAAGAAATGATTTgatctttagaaattttttctgTGGACCAAAACACCTCATTAAAGCTGCTTGTACTGACATTACAGATTTTTCAATGGCTATTGTGGAGCCTAAGGAGGGCGAGATACAGGTCCATCTCCAGTCGAAGGAAGGGAAGGCCGAGACAAATATTGCTTATGGAAACCTCCATCTGGAGCAAGGCTAA
- the LOC122290747 gene encoding transcription factor TGA9-like isoform X1, which yields MAFGFCNVLPFSSFLDENENGLRWSCMASHRLGETGLSDSGPSNPHVPYAVFHGSNVPTSFINQEGSAFDFGELEEAIVLQGVKIRNDEAKAPLFTGRPAATLEMFPSWPMRFQTTPRGSSKSGGESTDSGSAVNTFSSKAEVQMESESPISKNASSSDHQAFDHQKHLQLQQQQIQQEMANDRSRTGPSQNQSAVKAPQEKRKGGGSTSEKQLDAKTLRRLAQNREAARKSRLRKKAYVQQLESSRMKLTQIEQDLQRARAQGLFLGGCGGAGGNLSSGAAIFDMEYARWLEDDHRLMAELRTGLHAHLSDGDLRLIVEGYISHYDEIFRLKGVAAKSDVFHVITGLWLTPAERCFLWIGGFRPSDLIKMLIGQLDPLTEQQLVGIYRLQQSTQQAEEALSQGQEQLQQSLIETIAAAGPVIDGMQQMAIALAKLSNLESFVRQADNLRQQTLHQLCHVLTIRQAARCFLVIGEYYGRLRALSSLWASRPRESLMSEDHHNSCQPTATDHLQIVHQSTVHNHFSTF from the exons ATGGCTTTTGGTTTCTGCAACGTGTTACCTTTCAGTTCCTTCTTGGATGAAAATGAGAATGGTCTGAGGTGGTCTTGCATGGCGAGCCATAGACTTGGGGAGACTGGTTTATCCGACTCAGGACCTTCGAATCCCCATGTCCCTTATGCAGTTTTTCATGGAAGTAATGTTCCTACAAGTTTCAT CAATCAAGAAGGATCTGCTTTCGATTTTGGAGAGCTAGAAGAAGCAATTGTGCTGCAAGGAGTTAAGATAAGAAATGATGAAGCTAAAGCAC CTTTATTCACTGGCAGGCCTGCAGCTACTCTGGAGATGTTCCCTTCATGGCCAATGAGATTCCAGACCACCCCAAGA GGAAGTTCAAAATCAGGGGGCGAGAGCACTGACTCAGGATCAGCAGTGAACACTTTCTCAAGCAAAGCTGAGGTCCAGATGGAATCAGAATCTCCTATTAGTAAAAACGCATCTTCCTCAGATCATCAGGCTTTTGATCATCAGAAGCATCTGCAGCttcaacaacaacaaatacAGCAAGAGATGGCAAATGATAGATCAAGAACAGGACCATCACAGAATCAATCAGCTGTCAAAGCACCCCAAGAAAAG AGGAAGGGAGGTGGTTCAACTTCAGAAAAACAACTTGATGCTAAG ACATTGAGACGTTTAGCTCAAAACAGAGAGGCTGCAAGGAAAAGCCGCCTCAGGAAAAAG GCTTATGTGCAACAGCTAGAGTCAAGTAGAATGAAGCTTACTCAGATTGAACAAGATCTGCAAAGAGCACGCGCACAG gGGCTATTCTTGGGTGGCTGTGGTGGCGCTGGTGGAAATCTCAGCTCTG GAGCTGCAATATTTGACATGGAATACGCAAGATGGCTGGAAGATGACCACAGGTTAATGGCGGAGCTCCGAACAGGATTGCACGCACATTTATCGGACGGCGATCTTAGATTAATCGTGGAAGGATATATTTCTCATTACGATGAGATTTTCCGGCTGAAGGGAGTGGCCGCCAAATCTGATGTATTTCACGTCATTACAGGGCTGTGGCTGACTCCGGCCGAGCGTTGTTTCCTCTGGATAGGTGGTTTCAGGCCCTCTGATCTCATCAAG ATGTTAATAGGTCAATTAGACCCATTAACAGAACAGCAATTGGTGGGAATTTACCGATTGCAACAGTCAACACAACAAGCTGAGGAGGCTCTATCTCAGGGCCAGGAGCAGCTCCAACAGTCTCTGATAGAAACCATTGCTGCTGCAGGGCCTGTCATTGATGGCATGCAGCAGATGGCTATTGCCTTGGCCAAGCTTTCCAACCTTGAAAGCTTCGTTCGCCAG GCAGATAACTTGAGACAGCAAACCCTTCATCAACTTTGTCACGTATTGACTATCCGACAGGCAGCAAGATGTTTTCTTGTAATTGGAGAATACTATGGCCGACTTCGAGCCCTCAGCTCCCTTTGGGCGTCTCGACCACGAGA GAGCCTGATGAGTGAAGATCATCATAACTCTTGTCAACCAACAGCCACCGATCATTTGCAAATTGTTCATCAATCTACTGTACACAACCATTTCTCAACCTTTTGA
- the LOC122290747 gene encoding transcription factor TGA9-like isoform X2: MASHRLGETGLSDSGPSNPHVPYAVFHGSNVPTSFINQEGSAFDFGELEEAIVLQGVKIRNDEAKAPLFTGRPAATLEMFPSWPMRFQTTPRGSSKSGGESTDSGSAVNTFSSKAEVQMESESPISKNASSSDHQAFDHQKHLQLQQQQIQQEMANDRSRTGPSQNQSAVKAPQEKRKGGGSTSEKQLDAKTLRRLAQNREAARKSRLRKKAYVQQLESSRMKLTQIEQDLQRARAQGLFLGGCGGAGGNLSSGAAIFDMEYARWLEDDHRLMAELRTGLHAHLSDGDLRLIVEGYISHYDEIFRLKGVAAKSDVFHVITGLWLTPAERCFLWIGGFRPSDLIKMLIGQLDPLTEQQLVGIYRLQQSTQQAEEALSQGQEQLQQSLIETIAAAGPVIDGMQQMAIALAKLSNLESFVRQADNLRQQTLHQLCHVLTIRQAARCFLVIGEYYGRLRALSSLWASRPRESLMSEDHHNSCQPTATDHLQIVHQSTVHNHFSTF, translated from the exons ATGGCGAGCCATAGACTTGGGGAGACTGGTTTATCCGACTCAGGACCTTCGAATCCCCATGTCCCTTATGCAGTTTTTCATGGAAGTAATGTTCCTACAAGTTTCAT CAATCAAGAAGGATCTGCTTTCGATTTTGGAGAGCTAGAAGAAGCAATTGTGCTGCAAGGAGTTAAGATAAGAAATGATGAAGCTAAAGCAC CTTTATTCACTGGCAGGCCTGCAGCTACTCTGGAGATGTTCCCTTCATGGCCAATGAGATTCCAGACCACCCCAAGA GGAAGTTCAAAATCAGGGGGCGAGAGCACTGACTCAGGATCAGCAGTGAACACTTTCTCAAGCAAAGCTGAGGTCCAGATGGAATCAGAATCTCCTATTAGTAAAAACGCATCTTCCTCAGATCATCAGGCTTTTGATCATCAGAAGCATCTGCAGCttcaacaacaacaaatacAGCAAGAGATGGCAAATGATAGATCAAGAACAGGACCATCACAGAATCAATCAGCTGTCAAAGCACCCCAAGAAAAG AGGAAGGGAGGTGGTTCAACTTCAGAAAAACAACTTGATGCTAAG ACATTGAGACGTTTAGCTCAAAACAGAGAGGCTGCAAGGAAAAGCCGCCTCAGGAAAAAG GCTTATGTGCAACAGCTAGAGTCAAGTAGAATGAAGCTTACTCAGATTGAACAAGATCTGCAAAGAGCACGCGCACAG gGGCTATTCTTGGGTGGCTGTGGTGGCGCTGGTGGAAATCTCAGCTCTG GAGCTGCAATATTTGACATGGAATACGCAAGATGGCTGGAAGATGACCACAGGTTAATGGCGGAGCTCCGAACAGGATTGCACGCACATTTATCGGACGGCGATCTTAGATTAATCGTGGAAGGATATATTTCTCATTACGATGAGATTTTCCGGCTGAAGGGAGTGGCCGCCAAATCTGATGTATTTCACGTCATTACAGGGCTGTGGCTGACTCCGGCCGAGCGTTGTTTCCTCTGGATAGGTGGTTTCAGGCCCTCTGATCTCATCAAG ATGTTAATAGGTCAATTAGACCCATTAACAGAACAGCAATTGGTGGGAATTTACCGATTGCAACAGTCAACACAACAAGCTGAGGAGGCTCTATCTCAGGGCCAGGAGCAGCTCCAACAGTCTCTGATAGAAACCATTGCTGCTGCAGGGCCTGTCATTGATGGCATGCAGCAGATGGCTATTGCCTTGGCCAAGCTTTCCAACCTTGAAAGCTTCGTTCGCCAG GCAGATAACTTGAGACAGCAAACCCTTCATCAACTTTGTCACGTATTGACTATCCGACAGGCAGCAAGATGTTTTCTTGTAATTGGAGAATACTATGGCCGACTTCGAGCCCTCAGCTCCCTTTGGGCGTCTCGACCACGAGA GAGCCTGATGAGTGAAGATCATCATAACTCTTGTCAACCAACAGCCACCGATCATTTGCAAATTGTTCATCAATCTACTGTACACAACCATTTCTCAACCTTTTGA